CACCGTCACCGTCCCAAAACGACGGGGCCAGGGCGCCGGGAAGCGGATCTCAGAGCCTCGACCAGCGTCAGGCTCATCAACATCGAGCGCCACCACCTCAGCGTCGCCACGCTGCACCAGGAGCGTGCGGTTCGGCCAGCACAGCAACTGCGGAGCCTCTGCCGACGCCGGGTCCAGCGGAGCAGTGATGGTGGTGATGAGACGAGCGGCGATGGTCACGGTTTCTTCCAGCCACAGACGACGGACGACGCGAAGGCCTGACAGCCCAACCCTATGGGCAACGCCAACCCCGCCGAGCGCACCTCGAGCCGCGTCTCTGAGGTCGTCTCCGGCTGGCCGACATCACGCTTCAATTTCAGTAGCAAGCTAGAGGTCACTGTCTTGCCAGAGCCGCTCCTGCTTGTTGAGGAGTCCCTCGTCGACGGCGGTGTTCCGGCGGTTTTCGACCCACACCGCGGCGAGTGGCCCGAAGACATCGAGTTTTTCGGCTTGGAAGGAACCATCCTCTTCATAGAGGGCTACCAGCGGTGCGGCGGCCGAGTCATCACGGTCGCAGACTCGGCACAGCACGGATCCTCTGAAGCCGCTGACGGTGCCGCCCTTGTTGTTGCGCCAGCTGTGGGGATAGCGGGCCAGCAGTATCGTCGGCCGGCTGCAGCTGGGGCAAGGTGGTGTTACTCCGACGTTGAGGACGATCTCTTCTAAGTCGTGCGGTTCGCCTGTACTGGCTTCCTCGCTCACGCCACCCCTTGCCACGCCTCCGGGCCAAAGGATCCCTTGATGTCTGAGGCGATGGTAGCGGCGTTCACCAGCGAGGGAAGCTGGTAGACGATGGTCTTCTGCGGGCCGCGCACCGCGAGTTGAACGGGATTCTGGCCGGGGTGGGCACCCATGATGCGTTTGAGTTCGTTGATGCACAGCTCGTTGATGCGGTGATAGGGCAGCCGAAGCTGGACGGGGGCTGCGCCGTCGCGTTCGGCGGAGGTCACGTCGAGGACCTGCAGTTCCTGCCCGAAGATGCTGATGGCGCCGTCGCGGTCGTTGACGCGGCCTTGCACGGTGATGACGCTGTCCTCCACCAGGGCGGCGGCAACCATCTGGTAGGTGGCGGGGAAGAAGAGGACCTCGATCGTTCCGTCACGGTCGGCGAGGTTGACGATGGCCCAGGCGTTACCTTGTTTGGTCATCTTGGGCTGGACGCTGGTGATCAGGCCGGAGAGGCGGACCACGCCGTCGGTTCGCCCTGAGGCCAGCAGGTCCACGATGGTGGTGTCGCGGTTGGTGGACAGGATGTGCTCGGTGCCGTCCAGCGGGTGCGCGGAGACGTACATGCCGAGCATCTCGCGTTCGATGGACAGCAGTTGCTTGCGGGGCCATTCGTCTTCGCTGACCGGCACGTCCAGGCTGAAGCTGTCGTCGCCGGCCGTGTCGCCGAGGCCGGCGAAGAGATCGTCCTGTCCGTAGGCGGCTGCCTTCTTGAGCGGGACGACTGCGTCGATGGCGCTCTCGTGGGCGGCGGACAGTCCCTTGCGGGTGTGTCCCAGGGAGTCGAAGGCGCCGGCTCTGATGAGGGATTCCACGGCCCGCTTGTTCAGCGCGGGAAGGTCGACCTTGTCGAGGAAGTCGGAGAACGAGGTGAACTTCCCCTTGGACTTGCGGGCCGCGATGATCGATTCGATGACGTTGTCGCCCACGTTGCGCACGGACAGCAGTCCGAAGCGGACGTCGTCGCCCACGGCCGCGAACTCGGCGAGCGACTCGTTCACGTCCGGCGCGAGGACGGTGACGCCGAGCTTGCGGGCATCGGCGAGGTAGATGCCGGCCTTGTCCTTGTCGTCACCGACAGAGGTGAGCAGGGCCGCCATGTACTCGGCCGGGTAGTTGGCCTTGAGGTAGGCGGTCCAGTAGGAGACGAGTCCGTAGCCTGCGGTGTGGGACTTGTTGAACGCGTAGCCGGAGAACGGGAGCATGACGTCCCAGATCGCCTTGATGGACTCTTCCGAGTAGTCGTTGTCGGCCATGCCGTCGTGGAACTTCTGCCACTCGGCGGCCAGCACCTCGGGCTTCTTCTTGCCCATAGCGCGGCGCAGCATGTCGGCGCCACCGAGCGTGTAGCCGGCCAGGGTCCGGGCGATGGCCATGATCTGCTCTTGGAAGATGAGCAGGTGGTGGGTGGAGCCCAGGATCGGGTCCAGGACTTCCTTCAGCTCGGGGTGGATCGGGTCCGGGTCCTGCTTGCCGTTCTGCCGCAGCGCGTAGTTGGTGTGCGCGTTGGCGGCCATCGGGCCGGGCCGGTACAGGGCGAGGGCGGCCGCGATGTCCTCGAAGCGGGAGGGCTCCATCAGTTTCAGCAGCGCGCGCATGCCGCCGCCGTCGAGCTGGAACACGCCGAACGTGTCGCCGCGGCCCAGAAGCTCGAAGGTCTTCCTGTCGTCCAGCGGGATCACGGTGACGCTGGTGTCGCCGTTGCCCGGGTCGACCGTGGCCAGCTTGACGCCGCGGTTCTCGCGGATGTTCGTCAGCGCGTGGTCGATCACGCCCAGGTTGCGCAGGCCCAGGAAGTCCATCTTGACCAGCCCCATGTTTTCGCAGCTGGGGTAGTCAAAGCCGGTGATCTTGACGCCGTCCTTGGCGCGCATGTGCAGCGGAATACGCTCGGTCAGCTTCGTCTTGGACAGGATGACCGCGGCCGCGTGCACACCGGTGCCGCGGGTCAGGCCTTCGACACCCTTGGCGGTGTCGATGACCTTCTTCACCTCCGGCTCGTTCTCGTACATCGTCCGGATCTCGCAGGCCTCGCCGTAGCGCGGGTGCGCGGAGTCGAAGATGCCGTCCAGCGGGATCGACTTGCCCATGATGTCCGGCGGAAGCGCCTTGGTGATGCGCTCGCCGTGCTGGAAGGGGTAGCCGAGGATGCGGGACGAGTCCTTGATCGCATTCTTGGCTTTGATCTTGCCGAAGGTGTTGACCATGGCGGTGTACTCGTCGCCGTACTTCTCGGTGACGTAGCGGACCATGGCGTCGCGCTGGCGGTCGTCGAAGTCGAGGTCGACATCGGGCGGGTTGATGCGCTCCGGGTTCAAAAAGCGTTCGAAGAGCAGGCCGTGCTCGAGCGGGCACAGCTCGGTGATGCGGGTCGCGTACGCGACGATCGAGCCGGTGGCCGACCCGCGGCCGGGCCCGACCGGGATTTTGTTGTCGCGGGCGTGGCGGCAGATGTCGGCGACCACGAGGAAGTAGGAGGAGAAGCCCATGGGGCCGATGACCGTCATCTCGGTCTCGAAGCGCTCCATGACCTCGGCCGGGACCGGGTCGCCGTAGCGCATGGCCAGGCCCTTGAGGCATTCCTTGCGCAGCCAGGACTCCTGCGTCTCCCCCTCCGGAACGTCCGGGTACTGCGGCATCTCGTCGACGTTCTCGAAGACGGAGTCGTAGGACTCGGTACGACGAGGCCCGTGAGGTCGCTGCCGCCTACCAGGACATCTTCGGCAAGGAGAGTTACTTCCTGGAGCTGATGGATCATGGGCTGTCCATCGAGAAGGACGTCCGCGACGGGCTGTTGCGGCTGGCCAGGGATCTGAACATTCCGCTGCTGGCCACGAACGACGCGCACTATGTGCACGAGGATCAGGCCGATGCGCATGACAACCTGCTGTGCATCGGGGTGGGCAAGAACAAGGACGACCCGAAGCGGTTCCGGTTCCAGGGCAGCGGCTATTACCTCAAGACCGCCGCCGAGATGCGGGAGCTGTTCGCAGAGCTGCCGGAGGCCTGCGACAACACCCTTGGTTCAGCCGCAGCCGCGTCTGGATCGCCCCGGACGGGCAGCCCGTCGTGGCGATGATGCCGCCCGCGTGCTCGCTGATCAGCTCCATGTCCATCCGCGGCTTACCCGCGGGAAACTGACCGGTGTAACTGGCCTCGGTCGACAGATAGAAGAGATTCTTCAGACCCTGAACGTTCCGCGCCCACATCGTCATATGCGTGAACCGGCCACCGCCGGAGACGTCCTTCGAGCCCTCACCGTCGTCCGACATGGCCCGCTGGCCGCCCGGACCCCAGAACTCCTGCTTGCGGTTCCGGCGCGAGGACGGCGCGACGTAAGCCTCGATCCCGATGATCGGCTTGACGCCGTCGACACCCTTGGACACCTGATGGAACTCGTACGCACCGAACATGTTTCCGTGGTCGCTCATAGCGACGGCCGGCATGCCCTGACGCTCAACTTCGGCGAACATCGGCCTGAGCTTCTGCGCGCCGTCGAGCATCGAATATTCGGTGTGATTGTGCAGGTGAACAAAGGAATCCGTCACCGGGAGGGCACCTCCGGAGTCGTGGGAAGGACTTCACCCTAGCCCCCAAACGATGATCGAATCCGGCCCTGAAACGACGTCAAAGCCGCCTCGGCCAAGCCCTCCACGGGTGATCTCGCACTCTCACAGAACGAAGTCGAAACGCCCCTCGGCGTGGCGGCTCGTCGCGTGTAGGCAGCGATCTTCAGGAGCCCCAGACAGCCCGGAATGCCTCAGCCAGTGAGCGTTGCTCGGATGACGTCGGCATCTCACGAAAGCGGCCGATTCCAGCCGTCTCGCCCGGCCCTGGAACGCAGCCGGGTGCAAGAGCAGACCGGCCTCGTCGCCCAGTCCGGCAGCAGACGCCTTGAACCGGCTCACGCGCGATGGCGACGACGGCTGAACCGTCCCCCGGGCTACGGGACGGGGGCGTGCGACGGCCCAGCCTCTACTTGGGCGGCACCGTCATGTCGTGCGCGAGATCGCAACGGTCATGGCGCAGGTGCAGTCTGCGGAGATCCTGAAGGATCGCGACAGGGAACGGGTGCATGGCCCACTTCGCGAGGTAGCCGTCTTCTCCATGCTCTCGTAGCACCCGCTGCGCCGCTTCGGCTACGACATGAGCCAATTGGCTGCGGGATTGCGTGCCGGCCCAAAGGAGGCGCCCGTCCCCGTCCGGTAGGTCGGGACTGATCGCCACGTCTGGGAAGCTGTAGATCGACACGCCGACGTCGGCTCCCCGGTTGCGCAGGACCCAGCGAATTTCCGTCGGCTCAGAGTCAAAGAAGAACCGCGCTGTTTGGCTAGTCCCGTAGAGACTGCCGATGCTTGACAGAAGATCCGCCAAACCATCAGTGCAGTAACTGACCGAAAGGTTGACCTTTGCTGGTCCCTCGCTGATTCGACAGACGGCCCAGCCGTGATCTTGCAGGTCCCACTCGACCTGAAGCTGTACACCCATGTGCCCCCCTGATCTACAGCCTGCACCGTATCTCGCGGTCGGCGTAGCGACTTTGGCCGGGAGTTCCAATGCCCCAGTCAATCGCCGCTGTCTGGGGCTTGGAGCACTAGTTTGGAAGAGTGCGTAACGGGATCTGGCCTGACCTGTGAGGCGCTCCCCCGCGCGTTTCCTGGCGACTTGCCGACGTTCCCCGCCGCTCGCCGTCGGATCGGGCACCTAGGGGGCACGTGCGCCGTTCTCCCGGCCTTCCGGCTTGCCCGTGGCGCCCACTGGCCTGAGCATCCTTCCACGGCCCAGAGACGGCCACAGTGCGGCGGGTATACGCTCACGGCGTGATCGGTCTCGCCGTCTTCGGTCTCGGCCTGCTTGGCCTCGCTGTGGGCAGCAAATTGCAGCGGGGTTGGGACCTTTGGAGCCGCCGACAGAGGTTCATCTGTACGGTGTCATTCGCCCTCGTCATCGTGGGCCTGGCCCTTGCTGACGCGAGCAGACGCCACGCTTGAACCTGTGGCCTCATCCTTATCAGGTCGATCATTGCAGACCATTGCCGCCGATCTACCGGATCTGAGCCTC
This portion of the Streptomyces mirabilis genome encodes:
- a CDS encoding DUF6300 family protein, encoding MARGGVSEEASTGEPHDLEEIVLNVGVTPPCPSCSRPTILLARYPHSWRNNKGGTVSGFRGSVLCRVCDRDDSAAAPLVALYEEDGSFQAEKLDVFGPLAAVWVENRRNTAVDEGLLNKQERLWQDSDL